The following are encoded in a window of Citrobacter freundii genomic DNA:
- a CDS encoding MBL fold metallo-hydrolase — MNITQIRNATLHITFGGKTFLVDPMLAPKGAYPGFAGTARAEIRNPTVELPVDIDTLLNVDALIVTHLHEDHWDEVAARVVPKDKPIYVQNDQDAQVLRGQGFTQLSVLTENTALGDITLRKTGGQHGSDRAYAVPQMAERLGDACGVIFQHTAEKTLYLVGDTIWRDEVEANMQTFQPDVVVLNAGFAHVIGFGPIIMGAEDVLKTHLVLPEAQIVATHMEAINHCLLTRAALKEYAFDNQIAQFVNVSEDGETLTF; from the coding sequence ATGAACATCACGCAAATCCGTAATGCCACACTGCACATCACCTTTGGCGGCAAGACCTTCCTCGTTGATCCAATGCTGGCCCCGAAAGGTGCGTATCCGGGTTTTGCCGGAACGGCGCGCGCAGAGATCCGCAATCCGACCGTGGAGCTGCCCGTTGACATCGACACCCTGCTTAACGTCGATGCGCTGATCGTCACCCATCTGCATGAAGATCACTGGGATGAGGTTGCCGCGCGCGTTGTGCCGAAAGACAAGCCGATCTACGTACAAAATGATCAGGATGCGCAGGTGCTGCGAGGACAGGGGTTCACCCAACTGAGCGTATTGACAGAAAATACCGCGCTGGGGGACATCACCCTGCGTAAAACCGGCGGCCAGCACGGGTCGGATCGCGCCTACGCCGTGCCGCAAATGGCAGAACGCCTGGGTGACGCCTGCGGAGTTATCTTTCAGCATACAGCAGAAAAAACGCTGTATCTGGTTGGCGATACTATCTGGCGCGATGAGGTAGAGGCCAATATGCAGACCTTCCAGCCTGATGTCGTGGTACTGAACGCCGGTTTTGCCCACGTCATCGGCTTTGGGCCGATCATTATGGGCGCGGAAGATGTGCTAAAAACCCACTTAGTGCTGCCTGAAGCGCAGATTGTGGCGACCCATATGGAAGCCATTAACCACTGCCTGCTGACGCGCGCGGCGCTGAAAGAATATGCGTTCGACAACCAGATTGCGCAATTCGTCAACGTGTCGGAAGATGGGGAAACCCTGACCTTTTAA
- a CDS encoding molybdopterin-dependent oxidoreductase, producing MRLIVMLLSFVVSTQLWAGELSKPAGKALLTLSGNIENTNEDGKAVFDIASLEKLGMVSFQTTSPWYNGRTTFTGIPLQKLMDYVGAKGSVVKVTALNDYTTIIPLSDFKKYNVILAVKINEKYIRVRDKGPLFIVYPYDSMPELNNQVFYARSAWQVSRMNIE from the coding sequence ATGCGATTAATTGTTATGTTGTTAAGCTTTGTCGTCTCCACACAGCTCTGGGCGGGTGAACTTTCCAAACCTGCCGGTAAAGCCCTTTTAACGCTGTCCGGTAATATAGAAAATACAAATGAAGACGGGAAAGCCGTTTTTGATATTGCCAGCCTTGAGAAGCTGGGCATGGTCAGTTTCCAGACCACCTCGCCCTGGTATAATGGACGCACTACCTTTACGGGTATTCCACTGCAAAAGCTCATGGATTATGTTGGCGCGAAAGGTTCTGTGGTTAAGGTCACCGCGCTCAATGACTACACCACGATTATCCCACTCAGTGATTTCAAAAAATATAATGTTATCCTTGCTGTAAAAATCAACGAAAAATACATTCGCGTCCGTGATAAAGGTCCCTTATTCATTGTGTACCCCTATGACAGCATGCCTGAACTGAATAATCAGGTTTTTTATGCACGCTCAGCATGGCAGGTCAGCAGAATGAATATTGAGTAG
- a CDS encoding YmjA family protein, whose translation MNNDIPLKYYDIADEYATEAAKPVSDAERDALAHYFQQLIVRLMNNEEIGEDAQLEMATVAGIDAQRIDDIAEFLNRWGNE comes from the coding sequence ATGAACAACGACATTCCGCTAAAATATTATGATATCGCCGACGAGTACGCGACCGAGGCCGCAAAGCCGGTTAGCGACGCGGAACGCGACGCGCTGGCGCACTACTTCCAGCAGCTGATCGTCCGTTTGATGAACAACGAAGAGATCGGCGAAGACGCGCAGCTGGAGATGGCAACCGTGGCCGGGATCGACGCACAGCGTATCGATGATATCGCCGAGTTCCTCAACCGCTGGGGCAACGAGTAG
- a CDS encoding GlxA family transcriptional regulator has translation MRPLTVAIVAVEDFSPFHFSVPCIIFSDKMAAKKRFEVQICAEKPGIVSSQDGFSVTASHGYEAVTAADIVVVPYWGTTGHRPPQGLLNALNCARQNGAQIVGLCLGAFVLGYAGLLDGKRAATHWEFEQDFQTRFPAARLDINALYVDDDGIITSAGTAAALDCCLYVIRQHFGSTVANQIARRMIVPPHREGGQAQFIEQPVAKNTQDQRINTLLDYLRQHLHEQHNLDTLAQRVMMSRRTLTRHFMKATGSSVAEWLITERLRRSQELLESSSLPVERIAEQVGFLSPVTWRQHFKAHFGVSPAEWRKTFRGAA, from the coding sequence ATGCGCCCGCTTACCGTCGCCATTGTCGCCGTGGAAGATTTCAGCCCGTTTCATTTTTCGGTGCCGTGCATAATTTTCAGTGACAAAATGGCGGCGAAAAAGCGCTTTGAGGTGCAGATATGCGCCGAAAAGCCCGGTATCGTCTCTTCGCAGGATGGCTTCTCCGTCACCGCCTCTCACGGTTATGAGGCGGTGACGGCAGCCGATATTGTGGTGGTCCCCTACTGGGGCACTACCGGGCATCGCCCGCCGCAGGGTCTGCTCAATGCCCTCAATTGCGCGCGGCAAAACGGCGCACAGATTGTCGGGCTGTGTCTGGGCGCGTTTGTCCTCGGCTACGCGGGCCTGTTAGACGGAAAGCGGGCCGCGACGCACTGGGAATTTGAGCAAGATTTTCAGACGCGCTTCCCGGCGGCGCGTCTGGATATCAACGCCCTGTACGTTGATGACGACGGTATTATTACCTCGGCAGGTACCGCCGCCGCACTGGATTGCTGCTTGTACGTCATCCGCCAGCACTTTGGCAGCACGGTAGCGAACCAGATTGCCCGACGGATGATTGTGCCACCGCACCGCGAAGGGGGACAGGCGCAGTTTATTGAGCAGCCGGTGGCGAAAAATACCCAGGATCAGCGCATTAACACCCTGCTCGATTATTTACGCCAGCACCTCCACGAGCAGCATAACCTCGACACGCTGGCGCAGCGGGTGATGATGAGCCGTCGCACCCTAACCCGCCATTTTATGAAGGCCACCGGGTCAAGCGTGGCTGAATGGCTTATTACCGAGCGCCTGCGACGCAGCCAGGAGCTGCTGGAGTCCAGTTCGTTACCCGTCGAACGTATTGCTGAACAGGTCGGTTTTCTCTCTCCGGTCACCTGGCGCCAGCATTTTAAAGCCCACTTCGGCGTCAGCCCGGCTGAATGGCGCAAGACCTTCCGCGGCGCAGCGTAA
- a CDS encoding class I SAM-dependent DNA methyltransferase, translating into MSDSAAQNILSIYRRHADAFASQRSRTLFEKPWLDKFIAVLGGKGSIVDIGCGNGQPIAGYFIRQGFHLTGVDGSAAMLARARQSFPDQCWLEQDMRELALDGTFDGLIAWDSFFHLPQQDQHRMFPTFDQLSHPGSALMFTSGTGNGIAMGQFEGEPLFHASLAPDEYRALLSAHGFEVIDVIMEDPQCTGHTVWLAQKRG; encoded by the coding sequence GTGAGCGACTCTGCGGCCCAGAACATTCTGTCTATCTACCGACGCCATGCTGATGCCTTTGCCAGCCAGCGTTCACGCACGCTGTTTGAGAAACCGTGGCTGGATAAGTTCATCGCGGTACTGGGCGGGAAGGGCAGTATTGTGGATATCGGCTGTGGGAATGGTCAGCCGATTGCCGGGTATTTTATCCGGCAAGGTTTTCACCTAACAGGAGTGGATGGTTCCGCGGCGATGCTGGCGCGCGCCCGGCAATCTTTTCCCGACCAGTGCTGGCTGGAGCAGGATATGCGTGAGCTCGCGCTTGATGGCACCTTTGATGGCCTGATTGCGTGGGACAGCTTTTTCCATTTACCCCAGCAGGACCAACACAGGATGTTTCCGACCTTTGACCAGCTCAGTCATCCCGGCAGCGCGCTGATGTTCACCAGCGGTACCGGAAACGGCATCGCAATGGGGCAATTTGAAGGTGAGCCGCTGTTTCATGCAAGCCTGGCGCCCGATGAGTACCGTGCATTGTTGTCCGCGCACGGCTTTGAGGTCATTGACGTGATCATGGAAGACCCACAGTGCACCGGGCATACGGTGTGGCTGGCGCAAAAAAGAGGCTGA
- a CDS encoding cold-shock protein: protein MNGTITTWFKDKGFGFIKDENGDNRYFHVIKVANPELIKKDAAVTFEPTTNNKGLSAYAVKVVPDSKYIYIAGERLKLTAIKSWVVYSEEVPVETRIDKENAVLSVGALMNSIKPKSDVKPGEMRSLKKLAITTFQGTTLIFSEDEIDIEETVKLLKV, encoded by the coding sequence ATGAACGGAACAATCACAACGTGGTTTAAAGATAAAGGCTTTGGATTTATCAAAGATGAAAACGGCGATAACCGCTATTTTCATGTGATTAAGGTTGCTAATCCTGAGCTGATCAAGAAAGACGCGGCGGTGACCTTCGAGCCGACCACTAACAACAAAGGCCTGTCAGCCTATGCGGTGAAAGTGGTGCCCGACAGCAAATACATCTATATCGCGGGTGAGCGCCTGAAACTCACGGCGATCAAGTCCTGGGTGGTGTATAGCGAAGAAGTGCCGGTTGAAACCCGCATTGATAAAGAAAATGCGGTGCTGTCCGTCGGCGCGCTGATGAACAGCATCAAGCCGAAGTCAGACGTCAAGCCTGGCGAAATGCGTTCGCTGAAAAAGCTGGCCATCACTACTTTCCAGGGTACGACGCTGATCTTCTCGGAAGATGAGATAGACATCGAAGAAACGGTAAAGCTGCTTAAAGTCTAA
- a CDS encoding LacI family DNA-binding transcriptional regulator, giving the protein MKPVTLYDVADHAGVSYQTVSRVVNQASHVSAKTRQKVEAAMAELNYIPNRVAQQLAGKQTPLIGVATANLALHAPSQIVAAIKSRADQSGASVVIAMVERSGVDACKAAVHNLLSQRVTGLIINYPLDEDDAIAVAAACGTVPVLFLDVSDQSPVNSVIFSHDDGARLGVEHLVQHGHQRIALLAGPHSSVSARLRHAGWHKYLAHYQQQPVAELEGDWSAMSGFTQTMQMLNDGVIPTAMLVANDQMALGAMRAISESGLRVATDISVIGYDDTEDSSCYIPPLTTIKQDFPTLGQTSVDKLLQLSQGGESLGNQLLPVTLVERKTVLPPNRQQATPQALAESLMQLARQVSRL; this is encoded by the coding sequence GTGAAACCGGTAACGCTATACGATGTGGCAGACCATGCAGGTGTCTCTTACCAGACCGTCTCGCGCGTCGTGAATCAGGCCAGCCACGTTTCCGCCAAAACCCGTCAGAAAGTTGAGGCCGCGATGGCGGAGCTCAATTACATCCCCAACCGCGTTGCCCAGCAGTTGGCCGGTAAACAAACGCCATTGATTGGTGTGGCGACGGCGAACCTTGCCCTGCACGCGCCCTCGCAAATCGTTGCGGCTATAAAATCCCGCGCCGACCAGTCCGGGGCCAGCGTGGTGATCGCCATGGTCGAGCGTAGCGGCGTAGACGCCTGCAAAGCAGCGGTGCATAACCTGCTCTCCCAGCGGGTGACCGGGCTTATCATCAACTATCCGCTGGATGAAGACGACGCAATTGCCGTCGCCGCCGCCTGCGGTACGGTACCGGTGCTGTTTCTGGACGTCTCTGACCAGTCGCCGGTTAACAGCGTGATTTTCTCCCATGATGACGGCGCACGCCTCGGCGTTGAGCACCTGGTCCAGCACGGGCATCAGCGTATCGCCCTGCTGGCCGGACCGCACAGCTCAGTCTCGGCGCGATTACGGCATGCGGGCTGGCATAAGTATCTGGCGCACTATCAGCAGCAACCCGTCGCGGAACTGGAAGGCGACTGGAGCGCAATGTCCGGCTTTACACAAACCATGCAGATGCTGAACGACGGCGTCATCCCGACCGCCATGCTGGTTGCCAACGATCAAATGGCGCTGGGCGCGATGCGGGCCATCAGCGAGTCCGGCCTGCGGGTGGCGACCGATATCTCGGTGATTGGCTACGACGATACCGAAGACAGCTCCTGTTATATCCCGCCACTCACGACCATCAAGCAGGATTTTCCGACGCTCGGGCAAACCAGCGTCGATAAACTGCTGCAGCTTTCACAGGGGGGTGAGAGCCTCGGCAATCAACTCCTGCCGGTGACGCTGGTCGAGCGTAAAACGGTGCTGCCCCCGAACAGACAACAGGCAACGCCGCAGGCGCTGGCGGAGTCGCTGATGCAGCTGGCACGTCAGGTTTCTCGGCTGTAA